In Topomyia yanbarensis strain Yona2022 chromosome 2, ASM3024719v1, whole genome shotgun sequence, one DNA window encodes the following:
- the LOC131685566 gene encoding short coiled-coil protein homolog, which yields MDTSAMSLKSSEDIPLADDDLEVIINDDESSKYMQNGRSLDSIASSYTNGNSSPRHFLEAEGPDADEQEERARLISQVLELQNTLDDLSQRVDSVKDENLKLRSENQVLGQYIENLMSASSVFQSTNQNQPTTSAPKKK from the exons ATGGATACATCGGCTATGTCGTTGAAATCTTCGGAAGATATTCCCCTGGCCGATGATGATCTGGAAG TGATCATCAACGACGACGAAAGCTCAAAGTACATGCAAAACGGCCGCTCACTGGACTCGATTGCTAGTTCGTACACCAATGGGAACTCGAGTCCGCGTCATTTCCTGGAAGCCGAAGGCCCCGATGCGGACGAGCAGGAGGAACGAGCCCGGCTCATATCGCAGGTACTGGAACTACAGAATACACTAGACGACCTGTCACAGCGGGTCGACAGCGTAAAGGATGAAAATCTCAAGCTGCGCTCGGAGAATCAGGTGCTCGGTCAGTACATCGAGAATCTGATGTCCGCTTCGTCAGTGTTCCAATCGACCAACCAAAACCAGCCAACTACTTCCGCACCCAAGAAGAAGTAA